One window of the Cryptosporangium aurantiacum genome contains the following:
- the phoU gene encoding phosphate signaling complex protein PhoU — MRDSFHGELSKINEILVRMTDLARVAMDSATTALLTSDLRLAEAVISGDAQIDALHRELEERSMDLLARQQPVAVDLRTIIGGLRMVSSLERMGDLARHVATIARMRYPDCAVPADLKPIFAEAAQVADKLVVKTRDVLVERDVSLAAEIAKDDDRMDELHRELFARVLDDNWSHGMEAAIDVTLLGRFYERYADHAVSLARRMVQLVTGVLPTNA, encoded by the coding sequence ATGCGTGACTCGTTCCACGGCGAGCTCTCGAAGATCAACGAGATCCTCGTCCGGATGACCGACCTTGCCCGCGTGGCGATGGATTCGGCGACGACCGCGCTGCTCACGTCCGACCTCCGGCTCGCCGAAGCGGTGATCTCCGGCGACGCTCAGATCGACGCGCTCCACCGCGAACTGGAGGAGCGCTCGATGGATCTCCTGGCGCGCCAGCAGCCGGTCGCGGTCGACCTGCGGACGATCATCGGCGGGCTGCGGATGGTCTCGTCGCTGGAGCGGATGGGCGACCTGGCCCGGCACGTCGCGACGATCGCTCGGATGCGCTACCCGGATTGTGCGGTTCCGGCCGATCTCAAGCCGATTTTCGCCGAGGCGGCACAGGTGGCCGACAAGCTCGTCGTCAAAACCCGGGACGTGTTGGTCGAGCGAGATGTGTCACTCGCGGCCGAGATCGCCAAGGACGACGACCGGATGGACGAGCTTCATCGGGAACTGTTTGCCCGGGTTTTGGACGACAACTGGTCCCACGGCATGGAGGCAGCGATCGACGTGACGCTGCTCGGACGGTTCTACGAGCGATACGCGGACCACGCGGTGTCGCTGGCCAGGCGGATGGTTCAACTGGTGACGGGTGTGCTGCCGACCAACGCCTGA